One Neoarius graeffei isolate fNeoGra1 chromosome 19, fNeoGra1.pri, whole genome shotgun sequence genomic region harbors:
- the acaa1 gene encoding 3-ketoacyl-CoA thiolase, peroxisomal isoform X2, with product MNRLRLLSCHLSPSRAEFHPCGARAPAEPQDVVVVHGLRTAVGRAGRGSFKDTTPDELLSAVLTAVLRDVRLSPDKLGDMCVGNVLQPGAGALMARIAQFMSGFPETVPVYTVNRQCSSGLQALFNIAGGIRNGFYDMGLACGVESMSLRSVGNPGDLSSKLMDNEKARECLIPMGITSENVAERYGVTREKQDSFACSSQHKAAQAQKQGLFMQEIVPVTTKFVDENGTERTITVTKDDGIRPGTTMAGLAKLRPAFKEDGSTTAGNASQVSDGAAAVLMGRRSVVDALGLPVLGILRAGAVVGVPPDVMGIGPAYAIPAALKKAGLTLDDIDIFEINEAFASQAVYCVEKLGIPMEKVNPNGGAIALGHPLGCTGARQVVTLLNELKRRGRRAYGVVSMCIGTGVGAAAVFEYPGP from the exons ATGAACAGACTCAGGCTGCTTTCCTGCCATTTGTCACCGTCACGCGCGGAATTTCATCCGTGTGGCGCGCGCGCTCCAGCTGAGCCTCAGGATGTGGTGGTGGTTCACGGCTTAAGGACCGCAGTGGGGAGGGCGGGGCGGGGCTCCTTCaag GACACGACCCCAGACGAGCTGCTGAGTGCAGTGTTAACAGCAGTGCTGAGAGATGTGAGACTGTCCCCAGATAAACTCGGGGACATGTGTGTTG GTAATGTGTTACAGCCCGGTGCAGGAGCTCTGATGGCCCGAATTGCACAATTCATGAG TGGCTTTCCAGAAACGGTGCCTGTGTACACGGTAAACCGTCAGTGTTCATCTGGACTGCAAGCGCTTTTTAACATCGCAG gtgGTATCAGGAACGGATTTTATGATATGGGCCTTGCATGTGG ggtGGAGAGCATGTCTCTGCGTTCTGTTGGAAACCCAGGAGATCTCAGCTCTAAACTGATGGACAATGAGAAGGCCAGAGAGTGTCTCATCCCCATGGG AATCACCTCCGAGAATGTTGCAGAGAGATACGGCGTGACCAGAGAGAAGCAGGATTCATTTGCTTGCAGCTCTCAGCACAA GGCAGCTCAGGCTCAGAAACAGGGTCTATTCATGCAGGAGATTGTTCCAGTTACCACCAAGTTTGTGGATGAGAATGGAACCGAGCGCACCATCACGGTCACCAAGGACGATGGCATCCGGCCAGGCACCACCATGGCAGGTCTGGCTAAACTGCGCCCTGCGTTCAAGGAGGACGGCAGCACCACGGCAG GTAATGCCAGTCAGGTGAGCGACGGAGCAGCAGCTGTGCTGATGGGCCGCAGGTCTGTGGTAGACGCTCTTGGTCTGCCGGTGTTAGGAATTCTGAGAGCCGGTGCTGTGGTGGGTGTTCCTCCAGATGTGATGGGTATCGGGCCAGCCTACGCGATTCCGGCTGCCCTGAAGAAGGCAG GTCTGACTCTCGATGATATTGATATCTTTGAGATCAATGAAGCCTTTGCTAGTCAG GCAGTTTACTGTGTAGAGAAATTGGGCATCCCGATGGAGAAAGTGAACCCCAATGGTGGTGCCATCGCTCTGGGTCACCCGCTGGGCTGTACAGGTGCTCGCCAGGTTGTGACCTTACTCAACGAACTCAAGCGCAGGGGCAGGAG AGCCTACGGCGTGGTGTCTATGTGCATTGGAACCGGCGTGGGAGCCGCTGCAGTCTTCGAGTATCCCGGACCTTGA
- the acaa1 gene encoding 3-ketoacyl-CoA thiolase, peroxisomal isoform X1, with amino-acid sequence MICGHFEDTTPDELLSAVLTAVLRDVRLSPDKLGDMCVGNVLQPGAGALMARIAQFMSGFPETVPVYTVNRQCSSGLQALFNIAGGIRNGFYDMGLACGVESMSLRSVGNPGDLSSKLMDNEKARECLIPMGITSENVAERYGVTREKQDSFACSSQHKAAQAQKQGLFMQEIVPVTTKFVDENGTERTITVTKDDGIRPGTTMAGLAKLRPAFKEDGSTTAGNASQVSDGAAAVLMGRRSVVDALGLPVLGILRAGAVVGVPPDVMGIGPAYAIPAALKKAGLTLDDIDIFEINEAFASQAVYCVEKLGIPMEKVNPNGGAIALGHPLGCTGARQVVTLLNELKRRGRRAYGVVSMCIGTGVGAAAVFEYPGP; translated from the exons atgatctgcggacactttgag GACACGACCCCAGACGAGCTGCTGAGTGCAGTGTTAACAGCAGTGCTGAGAGATGTGAGACTGTCCCCAGATAAACTCGGGGACATGTGTGTTG GTAATGTGTTACAGCCCGGTGCAGGAGCTCTGATGGCCCGAATTGCACAATTCATGAG TGGCTTTCCAGAAACGGTGCCTGTGTACACGGTAAACCGTCAGTGTTCATCTGGACTGCAAGCGCTTTTTAACATCGCAG gtgGTATCAGGAACGGATTTTATGATATGGGCCTTGCATGTGG ggtGGAGAGCATGTCTCTGCGTTCTGTTGGAAACCCAGGAGATCTCAGCTCTAAACTGATGGACAATGAGAAGGCCAGAGAGTGTCTCATCCCCATGGG AATCACCTCCGAGAATGTTGCAGAGAGATACGGCGTGACCAGAGAGAAGCAGGATTCATTTGCTTGCAGCTCTCAGCACAA GGCAGCTCAGGCTCAGAAACAGGGTCTATTCATGCAGGAGATTGTTCCAGTTACCACCAAGTTTGTGGATGAGAATGGAACCGAGCGCACCATCACGGTCACCAAGGACGATGGCATCCGGCCAGGCACCACCATGGCAGGTCTGGCTAAACTGCGCCCTGCGTTCAAGGAGGACGGCAGCACCACGGCAG GTAATGCCAGTCAGGTGAGCGACGGAGCAGCAGCTGTGCTGATGGGCCGCAGGTCTGTGGTAGACGCTCTTGGTCTGCCGGTGTTAGGAATTCTGAGAGCCGGTGCTGTGGTGGGTGTTCCTCCAGATGTGATGGGTATCGGGCCAGCCTACGCGATTCCGGCTGCCCTGAAGAAGGCAG GTCTGACTCTCGATGATATTGATATCTTTGAGATCAATGAAGCCTTTGCTAGTCAG GCAGTTTACTGTGTAGAGAAATTGGGCATCCCGATGGAGAAAGTGAACCCCAATGGTGGTGCCATCGCTCTGGGTCACCCGCTGGGCTGTACAGGTGCTCGCCAGGTTGTGACCTTACTCAACGAACTCAAGCGCAGGGGCAGGAG AGCCTACGGCGTGGTGTCTATGTGCATTGGAACCGGCGTGGGAGCCGCTGCAGTCTTCGAGTATCCCGGACCTTGA